Genomic window (Phycisphaeraceae bacterium):
CGCGGCGACCTGCCAACGCCTGGTGCAGGCGGGAACGGCACCGTCCTCTCAACAACAACAATCCGTGTTCAGGGGCCGGAAGGTGTGCAGGAGTTCCAGTTCCTTTCTGGAACAGCATACTCAAAGATTGCTCAGGCAATCAACGATACATCCCAGCTCACCGGTGTAAAAGCAGAACTGCTCAATGGGAATGCTGCCAGCGGTATCAGATTCCACACTGAGAACTACGGCTCCGATGCGATGGTGAGCGTCGAGCGCGTTGGCGGGCCATCGACACCCTCGGCTGACTGGTGGGCAACGTACAAGCTTGACGACAGCGCGGCTGTTGCAAGTGGTGCTCCATTCCCATGGGCAAGCTACACCATCACTGCAAACAGTGACAAAGGCCGGAATGTCCAGGCACTGGTGAATGGCAATCTCGCCACCGGTGACGGGTTAAAGATCAAGACACGGACCCCCACCCTGAGCATGGATCTTCTGCTCCATGAAGATCTGGCAACAGATCCGTCTGCTACAGCATCCACGTTCACAGTGACAGGTGGTGGCTCCCTGTTCCAGCTTGGTCCGGAAGTCAACGCTTCACAGCAGTCAAGCATTGGTGTCCCCGCAACGTCCGCATCACAGTTGGGAGCGACGCTGGTCAACGGTGAGCTTCAGTTCCTCAGTTCACTGAAGAGTGGAGCTGGCAACAGTTTGAAGGAACTCTCTGATCGCGGCGACTTCACCGGCGCGAGCAAGATTCTCGAAAACTCGATCGACGAAGTAACTGTTGTACGAGGTCGACTTGGCGCCTTCGAGCGAAACGTGCTCGAACCCAACATTCGCTCACTCCAGACATCTGTCGAGAATCTCAGTGCGAGTGAATCACGAATCAGAGATGCAGATTTCGCATATGAAACAAGCAAGCTCACCCGAGCACAGATCCTTTCAAGTGCGGCGACTTCAACGCTGGCGCTTGCAAACCAGCAGTCGCAGCAGGTGCTCCAGTTGCTGGGATAAACCCCGAATCGTCCAATAAATACCTCAAACGCTCGCAAGTCGAGCAACCGCGTGCGTAGGCCGGCCCTCTTCAAAGGGGTCGGCCTATTCCGTTTGTGAGGATTCGCGCGAAAAAATGTGATATTCACTTCAGTGGGGCTCCCCTACCACCGATGCAGTCCACCAGTTCGGGATAGTCGTCGCGAACAACCAACTCGGCATGACCGGAACAATCGGCATGCTCGTTGGAAACGAACCTGGAACAACGCCGGATTCGGCACGGGCATGAAGGACCAAGCCCGACAGCAGTTCACGGAGGATGGTCAATGAGTCGCATCAACACGAATGTCCAGTCTTTGATCGCTCAGCGCGTGCTGGGACACAACAACTTCACGCTGAACAAATCTCTTGAGCGATTGAGCACCGGCTTCCGGATCAACCGCGGCAAGGACGATCCCGCAGGCCTGATTGCTTCAGAGAACCTGCGCAGCGACATCCGCTCCATCAATCAGGCAGTCTCCAACGCCGAACGCGCCGACCAGGTGATGAATATCGCCGAAGGCGGCCTGCAGGAGATCAGTTCACTGCTGACAGAACTGCAAGGCCTCTTGACAGCAGCCGGTAACAAGGCTGGCTTAAGCAAGTCTGAGAAGGAAGCGAATCAGCTGCAGGTTGACTCGATCCTTCAGACAATCGACCGCATTGCTGGAGCAACAAGCTTCCAGGGCACAAAGCTCCTCAATGGCAACTTTGACTACTCGGCTTCGAGTATCCATGCTGGTGTGAAGGAGTACAAGATCAACGGTGCGAAGTTTGAAGGCAGCGCACTGGAAGTCGATGTGATCGTCACAGCGTCCGCACAGCAAGCGGGCCTCTTCCTCTCCAATGCAGCAACATCTCTTGATCTTGGTGCGGGGAGTTCCTTTGTCTTTGAAGTTGGTGGCGCGCTCGGCTCTCGCGAGTTCACGTTCGCATCAAGTGTCACACTCTCAGATGTTGTATCGGCAATCAACTCGTTTACCGATGTCACCGGTGTCAAGGCAACGGTTTCTGGCACCGGCATCCGTCTCGACAGCGAACAGTACGGCTCAGACGAGTTTGTGTCGCTGAAGATTGTCGACGATGGCGGTATCGGTACCGCTTCGAACATTGGTATCTACAGCCTCACTGCGAACAACACTGCTCTCGCAGCAACAGGCTCTCACACAGACTTCGACGCAACAGACGCGAAGAACGGCATCCGTGATAACGGTCAGAACATCGGCGCGAGTGTCAACGGTATTCTTGCAACAGCAAATGGTCGCACACTCCGCGTCAATACTGACTTCCTTGATGTCGAGATGACACTGTCCGCAGCCAGCGCACAGACACTCGGCGCGCTCGGCTCGCGTGCATTCGCGATCACCGGTGGCGGTGCAGACTTCCAGCTTGCATCCGACGTGAACATCGCTGGCAAGGTCTCCATCGGTATCCAGGATGTTGCGATCCGCAACCTCGGTCGCGAGGACCTTGGCTACCTCGACGATCTCGCCAGCGGCAAGCAGTTCAACCTCGTCGCAGGAAACAACCTGTCCGACGCACAGAAGGTTGTCGATGCTGCGATCGATCGAATCTCCCGCCTGCGTGGACGACTGGGTGCGTTCCAGAAGAACACGCTTGGCTCAACCATCCGCAGCCTGCAGATTACCAGCGAGAATACACAGGCCGCAGAGAGCGCCATTCGCGACACTGACTTTGCCAAGGAAACAGCGGAGTTGACCCGCTCACAGATCCTGGTGTCGTCGGCGACAAACATTCTCTCGCTCGCCAACCAGTCGCCGCAGTCAGCACTCCAGTTGCTCGGCTAAACAAGAACACACTCCGTGATCCCTCTCCTTTCCGCCCGCTCCCGGTCTGACCAACCGCGAGCGGGTTCTTTCATTTCGGGATGACAGTTTGGGCTCACCAAGACACACGCCCTATCCTCCGAACTCATGACACACACCGGCACAGATACAAAGCCCCGCATCCTCACCGGCGACACCCCCACCGGCAAGCTCCACCTCGGGCACTGGGTGGGCTCGGTCGAAAATCGCGTCCAGTTGCAGGACAAGTACGACTGTTTTTTCCTGCTCGCAAACATGCACGCGTTTACCACACGCGCAGACAAGTCCGCCGACATCCGCCAGGACACAATCGAGATCGTGAAGGACTGGCTTGCTGCGGGTATCAATCCGAACAGATCGACCATTGTCCTCCAGACCGAAGTCCCCGCGATCGCAGAGCTGACATGGTTCTTTGCGATGCTGCTCCCGTTCAATCGCGTCATGCGCAATCCAACGCTCAAGACCGAAATCGACGCGAAGGGTCTGGGCGACCAGTACTCGTTTGGCTTCCCCATGTACGCGGTTGGCCAATGCGCAGACATCCTCGCGTTCCGGCCCGAACTTGTCCCCGTTGGTGAGGACCAGGTCGCGCACATCGAGATGTGCCGCGAGGTAGCGCGCCGGTTCAATCAGGTGTTCTGTGGTGTCAATCCAAAGACAGAAGACGAGGACTATCCGCGAGAGGGCGGGCTCTTCCCCATACCGCAGGCGCTCGTCGGGCGCATCGGCAGGCTCGTCGGCACCGATGGCAAGCAGAAGATGTCGAAAAGTCTCAACAACGCGATCTTCCTCTCGGATACACCCAAGCAGGTCAAGAAGAAGATCAACGCGATGTACCCGGGACAGAGTCGCGACCCTGATCAACCCGGCGACCCGTCCATTAATCCTGTATTCGACTACGCCGATGTGTTCATCAAGGACGAAGCATTCGTCGAAGACCTGCGCGAGCGATACCGCAAGGGCGACAATCTCGGCGACGGGCACGTCAAAGCCCACGTCATTGACGCGATCAACGAGATGCTCGAACCGATGCGTCAGCGCAGAGCTCAGTACGAAGGACCCGAGGGCGAAGCGACCATCATCGACATCATCCGCGCAGGCACTGCGAAGGCAAACGAGACCGCTGAGGAAACACTCGCGCTCGCCAAGGACGCTATGCACATCAACTTTGGAAAGCGATCACTTACTTGGGATCTCGAACAGTAATTACATCTTCTTTTTCTTGATAGATAGGTTTAATCTTTGGCGATACGTCTTGCTCATACTGTTGAAGCAACCTTTGCCGAATCTCTTGACCTACACCAACTCGATCCATCAACAATATCATACCATGCGTCAAGGATGCAGTAGCATACTGTACGACAACGCCAAT
Coding sequences:
- a CDS encoding flagellin, which gives rise to MSRINSNIPSMTAQVNLAQNNRDLDVRLQRLATGLRINRGADDPAGLIVSERLRSDIRGAEQGIKNSERASSVIATTEGAISEINELLNSIRSLVVEAANTGAFSKEEREANQLQIDSAIDSITRIANTANFGGLKLLNGERDYQLSGLATSAISHAKILGASFIGGSSVPVEVDVLASAQTGALYLRGDLPTPGAGGNGTVLSTTTIRVQGPEGVQEFQFLSGTAYSKIAQAINDTSQLTGVKAELLNGNAASGIRFHTENYGSDAMVSVERVGGPSTPSADWWATYKLDDSAAVASGAPFPWASYTITANSDKGRNVQALVNGNLATGDGLKIKTRTPTLSMDLLLHEDLATDPSATASTFTVTGGGSLFQLGPEVNASQQSSIGVPATSASQLGATLVNGELQFLSSLKSGAGNSLKELSDRGDFTGASKILENSIDEVTVVRGRLGAFERNVLEPNIRSLQTSVENLSASESRIRDADFAYETSKLTRAQILSSAATSTLALANQQSQQVLQLLG
- a CDS encoding flagellin; amino-acid sequence: MSRINTNVQSLIAQRVLGHNNFTLNKSLERLSTGFRINRGKDDPAGLIASENLRSDIRSINQAVSNAERADQVMNIAEGGLQEISSLLTELQGLLTAAGNKAGLSKSEKEANQLQVDSILQTIDRIAGATSFQGTKLLNGNFDYSASSIHAGVKEYKINGAKFEGSALEVDVIVTASAQQAGLFLSNAATSLDLGAGSSFVFEVGGALGSREFTFASSVTLSDVVSAINSFTDVTGVKATVSGTGIRLDSEQYGSDEFVSLKIVDDGGIGTASNIGIYSLTANNTALAATGSHTDFDATDAKNGIRDNGQNIGASVNGILATANGRTLRVNTDFLDVEMTLSAASAQTLGALGSRAFAITGGGADFQLASDVNIAGKVSIGIQDVAIRNLGREDLGYLDDLASGKQFNLVAGNNLSDAQKVVDAAIDRISRLRGRLGAFQKNTLGSTIRSLQITSENTQAAESAIRDTDFAKETAELTRSQILVSSATNILSLANQSPQSALQLLG
- the trpS gene encoding tryptophan--tRNA ligase → MTHTGTDTKPRILTGDTPTGKLHLGHWVGSVENRVQLQDKYDCFFLLANMHAFTTRADKSADIRQDTIEIVKDWLAAGINPNRSTIVLQTEVPAIAELTWFFAMLLPFNRVMRNPTLKTEIDAKGLGDQYSFGFPMYAVGQCADILAFRPELVPVGEDQVAHIEMCREVARRFNQVFCGVNPKTEDEDYPREGGLFPIPQALVGRIGRLVGTDGKQKMSKSLNNAIFLSDTPKQVKKKINAMYPGQSRDPDQPGDPSINPVFDYADVFIKDEAFVEDLRERYRKGDNLGDGHVKAHVIDAINEMLEPMRQRRAQYEGPEGEATIIDIIRAGTAKANETAEETLALAKDAMHINFGKRSLTWDLEQ